Below is a window of Cataglyphis hispanica isolate Lineage 1 chromosome 2, ULB_Chis1_1.0, whole genome shotgun sequence DNA.
ttaagcgtAATATGACATTTGACTGATATAAagtgacaaaaatattctttcttagACTTCACAAATTCTCTTTTGTCttgctatctctctctttctcaattaatgtaaataatatataaaaattttttagaaattaatttctctgaaatattaaaaaaaaaacagttaaaaatttaaacgtaATAGATAGTATTCATTTCTTAAattgaataacaaaaaataataagataaaattagaagAGACAAGAAAAACAAACGATAAGATTATCATAGCTTCTACGAAATGCGTGCTATATTCGATATCTTTAAAAACCTAACAaatcagattttaaaaaatcgaattttatttttaatttataatttaattcataatttaatttattattcataatttaattatatcaaattttgtatattagataaattttttattttttttttcttacttaatcgaatcttacaattagttaaatgattaaatatttattcaaacgtttttcgtaatttattgatttatcgattatatgaattgaaaaatattgaaaaattatttaataaattatttttttatgtacataataacataagtatttgttttaattctctgttcaaaaatatgcttatacatatatatatatatatatatatatatatatatatatatatatatatataaatatatatatataaattataatataataaatataaaataaaatacaccgTACTCTATTGTTTGtctgaaaatacaatttaaatcgaGGAATGtcaactattttttatcaataaattgtatacatattaatgcattataatataatacatataaaataaaatacaccgTACTCTATTGTTTGtgtgaaaatacaatttaaatcgaGGAATGtcaactattttttatcaataaattgtacacatattaatgcattataatgtattatattataatgcattaatatgtgtacaatttattgataaaaatagttgACATTCCtcgatttaaattgtattttcacaCAACAATAGAGTAcggtgtattttatttatatttattatatttattatattttatatttattatattatatatatatatatatatatatatatatatatatatatatataagcatatttTTGAACAGAGAAGTAAAACAAATACTTATGTTAtcatgtacataaaaaaataatttattaaataatttttcaatatttttcaattcatataatcgataaatcaataaattacgaAAAGCGTttgagtaaatatttaatcatttaactaattgtaagattcgattaaaaattcaagaattaaatgatctttttatatcaacaggagatataatgaaaaatataagttaaatataataaaattatacaaacttcaaattttttaagaataaaaaaaatgacagattAGGAAGTTTGGTCgaggttaaaaaaatttgacaaaaaaatgatttgtctctttttttgtacttttgaTTTGTACTTTTcgtttgcaaaaatatgtttttaaatttgatggaGAATCTGTTTCTTTaacttctttaaataaaatagatcgtATATTACGGATAGAGGAGAGATTGTTTATCctaagaaacatttttatacatagcGAAAATGATGAGATTGAATCAAGGATTCAtccactaacaataagttacaAGTATTGTGGGTGCGAAGGAAAAACTTTACGCAGACTTTTCTCGTCTAATCTACTTGCACGCTCGAGAAACCAAAGTTAAATAAGGATAGGCAAGAGAGATACGATATCTCGTGGTAATTTCATGAAGTAATCAAAAGttaggagagagaaagagagaaaaagggagaaagaaagaaatctttgGAAAATACTCGGAGTAAATGCAACAAGTATCCTTCACACGTATTAAAATGTGCTATGAGAAAGAAGCAAGCATTGGGATTAtcagttaatatttaatctcatttACGTATaccatgaaatatttatatgccatgaaataattataaaaataattataattataaaataattataaaaactaacatattttaacaaatcatttttttaaatataaaaatataaataatatagatgcaaataattattatttggagaaaaattcaaactaaatatataaaaatccgaAATTtacagattataaatttttattaaatctacaagagtgttttttaataaaatataaattaatatcaaacatgaaaaaatatagaataaatttttcgaactatgaaaaattaaaaaaatttttttttgtcaataatatatcaagcattgcaaatatttctttaaataattattaaaaattattcaaagtacattcaaaaattgtctgcatttaatattttattttatttgaagagctttaaaatatcgataatataaatcaaatatgatTGATTTATCAAGTATACAAATctcgtattatataaattttagtacATATAGAATTTCTTTTCGATAAGTGCTTTTCCAAATGTATTATCTTCAAAGTAATTTaaggtttatttataaaacggataaaacttaattatgaatatgtaTAAGAAGATCACAACAAACAAACCGCCATGTCTCTCATGTACAAACTTTCTGTATAAATGAACTGATAGTATCCGCTCTGAGATTAGTTTACTCAAAACTTGATATTTCTTGTGCAAAGTACAGTTAGATGCATTTGCACGAATGTTGATAAAGGTCGAAGATCGATGCAAGTTACTCGTATTTGCAATTAACCAACACGATTTCGATAACATAAACGCTAtgctcattatatatatatatatatatatatatatatatatatatatatatatatataccaataaatcaatataattaaatctaattaaagCGAATCaatcgattctttttttagttACAACTCGCCAAAAAACCTTGATTGATCgagtaaatacatataaagtcTCAATTAACCCATATTATTAGAGTGATTAGAATGCACGCGCGAATCGATTGCTGTTGCAGGAATGAATTTATTGCGAATAAAGTATGTttagcataaatttattattactattttttgaatttacatagatttctattaatttatgaatttaatctaaaatttcttCCACTTGTCCAGTTTGTAGTTCTAATTCCAATTAAtagttgcaaaatatttcgcgcgagtttttattgtatgtgatgaaaatatatttcagaaaaaaactatataatttgtaaaatgtaagACATTTATTCGACATTTATCAGATATTATTGATCATTtaaatcgattatatttttaaagaagtaagatttgttttttaattttattttaatttttaattaattgtaagattataGTGAATTCGAATCATTTTGTATTCAACATTATGTATTCAATTGTGCATTTAACATCAAAGTTGCAAATGTTTTCtccaatataaaattgatgaaatgtggttagttattaaatatttgtaaaagtattgtatataaatttaaaatcataaaattattaattttaaattcaatgataaaaaaaaaatattgtaggaTTATAATATCTTCGCGTGAATGAGAAAAGGGAAAGgagtcaaaaataaaaatttctaaaattaataaaacaaatatcggAAATAACACATCAAGTTATATAGCGGAATATGCAAACGATTTTTATCATGCGTTGATCTACGTACAGCAAAAAAGATACGATATTTAATCtcataatactcacccttcgCACGTGATGATGCCATAGTGCAAGCCAGTTGCCTTATCTTCGCAAATCATGCATATCATGGGCGTCTCGTCTTCCTCGTGTTCCTGGGGTGGCAAGGGGGGCGCCGGCGGCGCGAACGATATGGACTGCGAGGCTGCTTCGGACTTTACGATCGTGCCGCCGTTGCTCACCCATGGCTGCGCAGCGGAACCGGAAGCCGTGAGATTTAACGCTTGCATTTGTTGCGCGGCTGGTAATTGCGTCAAATCACCGGCCCATAGCCTCTCCATATTGAGAGGCGGTCCGGTGGCGGCAGACGAATACGATACCGCGGTGGAGGAGGGTGGTTTACCCCTGGATTCCTGGCCGAGATTCAGTAGCAGGTGAGCGGCCGACTCCTCCGACGAGGAACACGAAGCGACCGCTGCCGCCGTGGCAGTCCAGGATGCCGCTGGCGGCGGTACCGGGTCCAACGGCGGCGCTGACCATATCATTGTACGGACGCCGCCGATTTCGCCCATTAAAACTGTGGGCGGGGGCCGCGGTGGTGCCGGCGCTGCTCTCTGCGCCGGTGGTTTCATACCTTCACCTAAAATGAATCATCGGATCatatgcgttttttttttcttttttttttattttgtcatttaaacGTATatcataatgtaaatatttaactcgtttctattatttatcgatttcattacgtgataaaatttaaatctattttatagaaaatttatcaaaattatttttaaaatcgacACTCTCTCTTAGAAATGTGTgtcattcattaatattttttattattatataatatattttttacaaatgttgattattatttttttaccagAATTTTACAGtttcaacattatttattttttgagtttattttataagagagaatGATATTATGACGTAACAattctcaattatttatcatgaaGTTTGAATGACCAATCGAGGAAGAGATTCGTAATTTTGAAGcgacttaataaaaaatacaattacattAGTCACAATACTTACACGAAGTCGCTGTAGTAGTGGCGCCGGTGGTGACGCAGCTGGTGCTGCTGGTACCGCCGCCGGAATTGGTCGAGACAGTAGTGGCGTTCTGTCCGCCGTAGCTCACGGCACTGCTAATGACACCGTTGAGTAGCCTCTGTGTGGCGAACCCCTGTACGCCGGAGGTGTTTTGCGACCAAAATTGATGGTGAACCAGCAGATGCGGCGGTACCGAGGGCGCGCGCGGTCTTGTTGGCGTCGGCGGAGTCTGTGGCGattgctgttgctgttgcgCGGATCCATGGGACCCGGCAGACCCGATTGTGCCAGGACTGACACTCTGATTCGGATTGAATTGAGACGACGGGCTGTTCCGGTGACTTGGTTGATTGGAAGTTTCCGAGCGACCGCCCCCGCCGCCGCTACTACCTCCGCCTCCGTCAAAGACCGAGTTGGATTCTTCCTTGATCTGGACGGACGACAAGTCACTCTTGTCCGGGGTATCGCTTCTCGAGGAAGCCTCCTGAGCAATCGGGGTCGACGAGACCGCTTGGACCGGCGAGTAGGATGACGATCTGGTCGGTGCAGGTGTAGCGGAGCGTTGTTGCTGATGTTGCTGTTGCGATTGTTGATGATGCTGCTGCTGTTCGTCGGCGACCCTAAAGCTCACTATCGGACCAGCATCCGGGAAGACCGAGTCGGGCGATGCACGGTCCGTCGAGCACGTCGTATCGCGACCCTCCTGTCCGTTTCCTCTTCCATTTGCGCCATCACCGCCGCTGCTGCCGCCTCCACCGGTACCACGAAGAGAGTCTCGTGGTGTCCCTGGACTCGGACTGCCCAGCAGGTACTCGCTCGTCACTCTGACCACGGGGCAGCCCGGCGAGCCCGGCATGTTTGCTTCCGGCGACAGGGTCGAGGTGTCGGCCATGCTCTCCCCTGGAGCAGGAAAGTTTATGGGTGAAGGTGCGTCCGCCGGCTGGTTCCCCTGCGGCGAGCCTGCTGATCCGAGGGATACCGGGGAGTCTGAGAAATAAGGCGttgattttacatttatactcAGACTGCAGAAAGTCTGACGgaacgttcttttttttttctttactcgCGGGTGCACTCGAGGATAGAATTTGTGAATGTTACTCGCGCCGATTCTGTAccttatgaatataaaaatctgaaagaATACACTAAAGCgaagaaatcaattaaattacattgttttatAGGCAATTTAcgtttttatgtgaaaatcaTATGATAccaatatttttcctttaaatatttttaaattgcaaaaatttaaatttaaaaacttttttttagtttgtgtgtgtgtgtgtgtgtgtatatatatatatatatatatatatatatatatatatatatatatatatattattttttgcaatccaaaaatgaaagattaatggaaaaaaagttaaataattaaatcatcatttttataagtaatttaatcAAAGTAATTTAATGTCACAATATAAGTACTATTACAGATGAAGAATGATGAATTCGTACAATGTATTATGTTCGATTATACAGGTCTCGATAAGCAACAGCTCGTTACGCAATTCTGAAACATATCAACAATGGTATCTTGTATGcgcaaaatacaataaattttccttataaaaatatggtaGTTCTTCCCATAATAGATTCCGATACGCGCAAAACGTGATAAATCCGACGTGTTCTTCTCGAGTTTACCGCGCCCataattactttcttttcGCGAAGAATACTTTAAGTTATATTCGTACGATAAACATGTTTGACCACTTTATTCCAGCGCATTTTATCTTCTAGCGATATAATAGAGTATTCGGATGGCGCACGATCGACCTCAGTTGGGAAACAATCGTTTCGAATATTTAAACTTCGAATATTAAAGAGAAGGtacaggagagagagagagagagagattgcatctattaatataaaaatttttaataatacattaaaatattaaaatatataaatattttttatgaatattaaatatttaaaattgatataaatatgttaattaagtgttctaatatttttaaatatttgtaatcttataacatatatattataatttttttaatatgcaaattgcttaatataattttaacttagatttaaaaaaatatatgctttacTGCtgatatacagatatatcacaagaatatattgtttgaagGAAAGTGAAAGAATTAGTGCTTATCTTGAGACGCAGAGTCGATCTCTCGTTTTTGCCAATTCTTTTAAACTCTGTCAAATTTTGCGGGTTTTTAAAGATATCATAATCTCCTCCGAACAATCGCGCcacttcaataaatttaaatgcacgCTCATTATTTTGTGACCATTTATTTACGACTTAATTATTTCACTCATTTTTACTCGTCTTTTAGCAAGAAAAGTTAGAAATGTCGATTGTTGATTAGATAGATATGTACATGATTAACATCTGATAAGAAAATCCGGTATGAATTTAATAGgattataacaaaaagataCATATGCGTATAGAgagtacaaaaatttaatatctgattgtgaaataaaatcatttttcaaatataattttttaaatatataaaaaaatgtggaaaattatgaaaaataataatatttattttattcttttttattttattcttttaatttatgtatattttatattattatttttattttaacagtaAGTAACATTAACCTGCCGAAAATACTaggcaatttttaaatatctcatattatgaaaaaaaagtttttgtattttctaatatatataaaaatatcagaaattatatgtatgtatgtatgtatgtatatatatatatatatatatatatatatatatatatatatatatatatatttaaataataatcaaaaactGTGCATATTAGAAGATAATtccaaaaaattagattttcatATTTGCCACATCTCTCGAGAGATTTTACTTACGAGCTTCATTGTGAAAAGCATTGTGTCTTTCATAATGGGGAAATTACGTTGGTAGGTTGTAATTGCGTTAGAAGAGAGGGTTGAGTGAAAATCATTAAAGCGTCCGTATGCTTTTGACGCGTTCTTAACGTTGCATCGTACCCTATGTGGTATGAAAAGGTAAACCGAGATGTGAAGTAATCTTGTATTGAGGACGCGCAATGTGAAATTAAcccaataaaaaatattctatgtgTGACTACAAGTatagataagaatataaaattttatagtatatatgagAGCACTAATTTTATGATTGTGTaactcatatattattatataacttacaTATCGCTAgttcttttttcgaaaaatacatgtaaaaaaatttaaaatataataaacaaaaatataattatctcataTGCATGTGCGTGTATTCTTTCGAATCGCTTTattcacaaattttaatttcagacTCATTTATTTCTGTGAAAAATCTATAAACTGAAgggaaatacaaaatatttttatatattaaagtagaatatattttagtctctttaaatcgagaaaaaattatacactatAGAACGTACAAAATATAGCTATTTGAATTGCTTTTTGCGTGTCGCAAAAAGGATATGGGAACTTTATAGGCAATCGTGTAGGTCAAGGAAAGAATGCAGTTGACAAGGCCGAGCTGTGATTGCGAATACTTAGGTAGCAGTTTCCGAGCTATTAATAGTCAATTCTCGTGGACATTGGTCGAGCGGATTATTCATTCGCGGACTTGTAATCTGTCGCGAATTATCTCGTATAGTTACCAAACCGAAGAGTAGGATCTCTATCTttataaatcatcaaaaaagTTTAATGTCCATCATTTTCGTAGagcaattatatttcacattcACATTTCGTAGAGagcaattatatttcacatttatatttcgtagagcaattatattaatccgACATGCCATATGGCATTCATTTATCGTAT
It encodes the following:
- the LOC126859139 gene encoding hormone receptor 4-like isoform X3, with product MTLPSSPCEIDNMSLFQDLKLKRRKVDSRCSSDDSPVSLGSAGSPQGNQPADAPSPINFPAPGESMADTSTLSPEANMPGSPGCPVVRVTSEYLLGSPSPGTPRDSLRGTGGGGSSGGDGANGRGNGQEGRDTTCSTDRASPDSVFPDAGPIVSFRVADEQQQHHQQSQQQHQQQRSATPAPTRSSSYSPVQAVSSTPIAQEASSRSDTPDKSDLSSVQIKEESNSVFDGGGGSSGGGGGRSETSNQPSHRNSPSSQFNPNQSVSPGTIGSAGSHGSAQQQQQSPQTPPTPTRPRAPSVPPHLLVHHQFWSQNTSGVQGFATQRLLNGVISSAVSYGGQNATTVSTNSGGGTSSTSCVTTGATTTATSCEGMKPPAQRAAPAPPRPPPTVLMGEIGGVRTMIWSAPPLDPVPPPAASWTATAAAVASCSSSEESAAHLLLNLGQESRGKPPSSTAVSYSSAATGPPLNMERLWAGDLTQLPAAQQMQALNLTASGSAAQPWVSNGGTIVKSEAASQSISFAPPAPPLPPQEHEEDETPMICMICEDKATGLHYGIITCEGCKGFFKRTVQNRRVYTCVAEGGCEITKAQRNRCQFCRFKKCIDQGMVLQAVREDRMPGGRNSGAVYNLYKVKYKKHKKSNKAGGGMSGGGNVGGVNGSGSLGGTKGTMGSTMLDKHMAAAAAAHHSQQQQQHAQLGGNFLHHHKISSGDSLSSPPTPSHPSHPAHSGHLVNGTILKTALTNPSEVVHLRQRLDNAVSSSRDRVFPLDATLNMIQTLIDCDEFQDIATLRNLDELLDHNSDLSEKLCQIGDSIVYKLVQWTKRLPFYLELPVEVHTRLLTHKWHELLVLTTSAYQAMHGQHGLTNVGTDGTGADFMQEVTNNMYTLQTCLTSMMGRPITMDQLRQDVGLMVEKITYVTLMFRRVRLRMEEYVCLKVITMLSQARGGTLELDQIQDRYMSCLRSFVEHSAPQQPSRFHDLLVRLPEVQSAAALLLESKMFYVPFLLNSAIQR
- the LOC126859139 gene encoding hormone receptor 4-like isoform X2 encodes the protein MCAKMSVLQGRPSSMCAKMSVLQGIMTLPSSPCEIDNMSLFQDLKLKRRKVDSRCSSDDSPVSLGSAGSPQGNQPADAPSPINFPAPGESMADTSTLSPEANMPGSPGCPVVRVTSEYLLGSPSPGTPRDSLRGTGGGGSSGGDGANGRGNGQEGRDTTCSTDRASPDSVFPDAGPIVSFRVADEQQQHHQQSQQQHQQQRSATPAPTRSSSYSPVQAVSSTPIAQEASSRSDTPDKSDLSSVQIKEESNSVFDGGGGSSGGGGGRSETSNQPSHRNSPSSQFNPNQSVSPGTIGSAGSHGSAQQQQQSPQTPPTPTRPRAPSVPPHLLVHHQFWSQNTSGVQGFATQRLLNGVISSAVSYGGQNATTVSTNSGGGTSSTSCVTTGATTTATSCEGMKPPAQRAAPAPPRPPPTVLMGEIGGVRTMIWSAPPLDPVPPPAASWTATAAAVASCSSSEESAAHLLLNLGQESRGKPPSSTAVSYSSAATGPPLNMERLWAGDLTQLPAAQQMQALNLTASGSAAQPWVSNGGTIVKSEAASQSISFAPPAPPLPPQEHEEDETPMICMICEDKATGLHYGIITCEGCKGFFKRTVQNRRVYTCVAEGGCEITKAQRNRCQFCRFKKCIDQGMVLQAVREDRMPGGRNSGAVYNLYKVKYKKHKKSNKAGGGMSGGGNVGGVNGSGSLGGTKGTMGSTMLDKHMAAAAAAHHSQQQQQHAQLGGNFLHHHKISSGDSLSSPPTPSHPSHPAHSGHLVNGTILKTALTNPSEVVHLRQRLDNAVSSSRDRVFPLDATLNMIQTLIDCDEFQDIATLRNLDELLDHNSDLSEKLCQIGDSIVYKLVQWTKRLPFYLELPVEVHTRLLTHKWHELLVLTTSAYQAMHGQHGLTNVGTDGTGADFMQEVTNNMYTLQTCLTSMMGRPITMDQLRQDVGLMVEKITYVTLMFRRVRLRMEEYVCLKVITMLSQARGGTLELDQIQDRYMSCLRSFVEHSAPQQPSRFHDLLVRLPEVQSAAALLLESKMFYVPFLLNSAIQR
- the LOC126859139 gene encoding hormone receptor 4-like isoform X1, which produces MADHRRIKNISAVYYYNSVTAHRTGIMTLPSSPCEIDNMSLFQDLKLKRRKVDSRCSSDDSPVSLGSAGSPQGNQPADAPSPINFPAPGESMADTSTLSPEANMPGSPGCPVVRVTSEYLLGSPSPGTPRDSLRGTGGGGSSGGDGANGRGNGQEGRDTTCSTDRASPDSVFPDAGPIVSFRVADEQQQHHQQSQQQHQQQRSATPAPTRSSSYSPVQAVSSTPIAQEASSRSDTPDKSDLSSVQIKEESNSVFDGGGGSSGGGGGRSETSNQPSHRNSPSSQFNPNQSVSPGTIGSAGSHGSAQQQQQSPQTPPTPTRPRAPSVPPHLLVHHQFWSQNTSGVQGFATQRLLNGVISSAVSYGGQNATTVSTNSGGGTSSTSCVTTGATTTATSCEGMKPPAQRAAPAPPRPPPTVLMGEIGGVRTMIWSAPPLDPVPPPAASWTATAAAVASCSSSEESAAHLLLNLGQESRGKPPSSTAVSYSSAATGPPLNMERLWAGDLTQLPAAQQMQALNLTASGSAAQPWVSNGGTIVKSEAASQSISFAPPAPPLPPQEHEEDETPMICMICEDKATGLHYGIITCEGCKGFFKRTVQNRRVYTCVAEGGCEITKAQRNRCQFCRFKKCIDQGMVLQAVREDRMPGGRNSGAVYNLYKVKYKKHKKSNKAGGGMSGGGNVGGVNGSGSLGGTKGTMGSTMLDKHMAAAAAAHHSQQQQQHAQLGGNFLHHHKISSGDSLSSPPTPSHPSHPAHSGHLVNGTILKTALTNPSEVVHLRQRLDNAVSSSRDRVFPLDATLNMIQTLIDCDEFQDIATLRNLDELLDHNSDLSEKLCQIGDSIVYKLVQWTKRLPFYLELPVEVHTRLLTHKWHELLVLTTSAYQAMHGQHGLTNVGTDGTGADFMQEVTNNMYTLQTCLTSMMGRPITMDQLRQDVGLMVEKITYVTLMFRRVRLRMEEYVCLKVITMLSQARGGTLELDQIQDRYMSCLRSFVEHSAPQQPSRFHDLLVRLPEVQSAAALLLESKMFYVPFLLNSAIQR
- the LOC126859139 gene encoding hormone receptor 4-like isoform X5, yielding MTLPSSPCEIDNMSLFQDLKLKRRKVDSRCSSDGESMADTSTLSPEANMPGSPGCPVVRVTSEYLLGSPSPGTPRDSLRGTGGGGSSGGDGANGRGNGQEGRDTTCSTDRASPDSVFPDAGPIVSFRVADEQQQHHQQSQQQHQQQRSATPAPTRSSSYSPVQAVSSTPIAQEASSRSDTPDKSDLSSVQIKEESNSVFDGGGGSSGGGGGRSETSNQPSHRNSPSSQFNPNQSVSPGTIGSAGSHGSAQQQQQSPQTPPTPTRPRAPSVPPHLLVHHQFWSQNTSGVQGFATQRLLNGVISSAVSYGGQNATTVSTNSGGGTSSTSCVTTGATTTATSCEGMKPPAQRAAPAPPRPPPTVLMGEIGGVRTMIWSAPPLDPVPPPAASWTATAAAVASCSSSEESAAHLLLNLGQESRGKPPSSTAVSYSSAATGPPLNMERLWAGDLTQLPAAQQMQALNLTASGSAAQPWVSNGGTIVKSEAASQSISFAPPAPPLPPQEHEEDETPMICMICEDKATGLHYGIITCEGCKGFFKRTVQNRRVYTCVAEGGCEITKAQRNRCQFCRFKKCIDQGMVLQAVREDRMPGGRNSGAVYNLYKVKYKKHKKSNKAGGGMSGGGNVGGVNGSGSLGGTKGTMGSTMLDKHMAAAAAAHHSQQQQQHAQLGGNFLHHHKISSGDSLSSPPTPSHPSHPAHSGHLVNGTILKTALTNPSEVVHLRQRLDNAVSSSRDRVFPLDATLNMIQTLIDCDEFQDIATLRNLDELLDHNSDLSEKLCQIGDSIVYKLVQWTKRLPFYLELPVEVHTRLLTHKWHELLVLTTSAYQAMHGQHGLTNVGTDGTGADFMQEVTNNMYTLQTCLTSMMGRPITMDQLRQDVGLMVEKITYVTLMFRRVRLRMEEYVCLKVITMLSQARGGTLELDQIQDRYMSCLRSFVEHSAPQQPSRFHDLLVRLPEVQSAAALLLESKMFYVPFLLNSAIQR